In the Bdellovibrio sp. ArHS genome, one interval contains:
- a CDS encoding YbhB/YbcL family Raf kinase inhibitor-like protein yields MQTHLTLSSPVFEHQGEIPKQYTCEGSDMSPPLEWYGAPPGTKSYAIIVDDPDAPDPVAPQRTWVHWVVYNIPSEIHALPENFHDFPEETQEVENDWKALGYRGPCPPIGRHHYHHKIYALNTFLPQNGIYTKDDLLKAMKGHVLAEADLIGTYEKRH; encoded by the coding sequence GTGCAAACACATTTGACCTTAAGCTCGCCCGTTTTTGAACACCAGGGCGAAATTCCAAAACAATACACCTGCGAAGGTAGCGATATGTCGCCGCCGCTGGAGTGGTATGGCGCACCTCCGGGAACAAAAAGTTATGCGATCATCGTGGATGATCCAGATGCTCCAGACCCTGTAGCGCCGCAACGAACCTGGGTGCACTGGGTTGTTTACAACATCCCTTCGGAAATCCACGCCCTGCCCGAAAACTTTCACGATTTTCCGGAAGAAACGCAAGAGGTCGAAAACGACTGGAAGGCCTTGGGTTATCGTGGCCCCTGCCCTCCCATCGGACGACATCACTATCATCATAAAATCTATGCGCTGAACACCTTTCTGCCACAAAACGGAATTTACACCAAAGATGATTTACTCAAAGCAATGAAAGGCCATGTTCTGGCTGAAGCGGACCTGATAGGAACTTACGAAAAGAGACATTGA
- a CDS encoding DUF6789 family protein: MNTLLRGLWAGIMATSSMTMSLFQAFKSLPFLQKAPLPPALLSQEIGIKTGIVKDLSTQQQQLFTMASHFGYGAAAGVLYALVATKIPGNALLKGGLFGVAVWMASYYGIIPSLGLSTSASRMTRQRNFMMLATHVVWGMSLGYTEQELRERGAKMLDGRKNPILAK; this comes from the coding sequence ATGAACACCCTACTGCGCGGTCTTTGGGCCGGAATCATGGCAACAAGTTCGATGACGATGTCTCTTTTTCAAGCCTTTAAAAGCTTGCCCTTCTTACAAAAGGCCCCTTTGCCACCCGCGCTGCTCAGTCAGGAAATCGGCATAAAAACCGGCATCGTTAAAGATTTGAGCACACAACAACAGCAACTCTTCACGATGGCTTCCCATTTTGGTTATGGGGCCGCGGCCGGGGTTTTGTATGCATTGGTGGCGACGAAAATTCCTGGCAATGCCCTTCTCAAGGGAGGCCTTTTTGGTGTTGCTGTATGGATGGCCAGTTATTACGGAATCATCCCCAGCTTAGGTCTTTCCACGTCGGCGTCGCGCATGACCCGGCAAAGAAACTTTATGATGCTAGCCACCCATGTCGTTTGGGGCATGAGCTTGGGTTACACCGAACAAGAGCTGCGCGAACGCGGCGCTAAAATGTTGGATGGAAGAAAAAATCCCATCCTTGCGAAATAG
- a CDS encoding pseudouridine synthase, whose translation MIPFKILFQDENFFAIDKPAGFFVHPPELSPYPVPREKICLYHLRKHFNQEVFPVHRLDAPTSGVLLFATSRDSARELNRLFAERKMQKTYQAVVRGFVEDEGRIELPLEINDGKEIVEASTLYKRLGAVELPFPVGKKYPTARYSWVEVQPVTGRWHQIRRHFDRIAHPLLGDIDHGDSHHNRFFRDHLGIKGLCLKATSLRMISPWSQQEVTIQADPCEKWDRIQKLFSQQS comes from the coding sequence ATGATTCCATTTAAAATTCTTTTTCAAGACGAAAACTTTTTTGCGATCGACAAACCCGCAGGATTCTTCGTTCACCCCCCGGAGCTTTCTCCTTACCCGGTTCCGCGTGAAAAAATATGTCTTTATCATCTGCGCAAACACTTTAACCAAGAGGTTTTTCCGGTACATCGCTTGGATGCGCCAACCAGCGGTGTTCTGCTTTTTGCGACGAGCCGAGACAGCGCTCGAGAACTCAACCGTCTTTTTGCTGAACGTAAAATGCAGAAAACCTACCAAGCCGTGGTACGGGGCTTTGTTGAAGACGAAGGTCGCATTGAATTACCTTTGGAAATCAATGACGGAAAAGAGATCGTCGAAGCATCGACATTGTATAAAAGACTTGGTGCAGTTGAACTCCCCTTTCCCGTGGGGAAAAAATATCCAACGGCCCGTTATTCATGGGTAGAAGTTCAACCCGTAACGGGACGATGGCATCAAATCCGTCGGCATTTTGATCGCATCGCTCATCCGCTGTTGGGTGATATTGATCATGGGGACTCTCACCACAACCGTTTTTTCCGCGACCACTTAGGTATAAAGGGCCTGTGTCTGAAGGCAACATCTCTACGTATGATTAGTCCCTGGAGTCAGCAAGAGGTCACAATTCAAGCGGACCCATGCGAAAAATGGGACAGAATTCAAAAACTGTTTTCCCAGCAGTCCTAA
- a CDS encoding DEAD/DEAH box helicase, producing MFLTPLTLLQISQLRDSGERVPFSEREAYVDGLGLLEDQAFEGFELLSKEEEPLQLLLFFHDPQMNKGVKVKVAEVNQGALNFSCDFCATHFPKTENCAHKWAAYVTVWQALTLHESKEHNPLLRKLAHDLKSPLFLSQGKTSEARNAIPKDCELESLSLVLEDHPLLKGAPLQSFLNKDFSKYRLQDINKEKELLSPLLWNMPEVFRKKLTAYSDFYLNEVNEQNRLAGMIRYNFSNGMQVSAKDILRHPLHRVVPRDLLPQKASTMSVFNQWPLTQQKEHLFVSQNLRELEEVMQQLLATVATKLRQKKMDLFLQTKGTNQRALQIKDIEFDPSTELDWRCEFVERDQLECDFKLISATKKSFQFFETMALDVESGTLLVHPWLREWNQLEEVLYSVSQENVTWVHHPGEMPIVSVVGELEAKSVLKYLRSRQIPAKVTGTSVILSAGQGLIALQLDEKGEFYVEHKARINGQKDLSRKGFTPRTTLYLQAMSEGLAFLLNSDAKDVATRSRLKRDWDLKLLRHLGIIQYLVFEILNHHFTGGTLTDGRAVTREELFAALREKIQTLLVSGSGLVLVRDMSLEELCSKGVLTNFEDFVRKTFEVLNSSESFYSEQGEVTMEGLVDREFRLIYEMLKEWALSTNGEAFKKSRTSLLSKIWSGDPDADPYLAKGTFHLPSAKKDVSHLHETLETFQALIPFGFQIYFNGQPLQELREDEFKVDFILQSDDEKRDINWFELNPKFFLRGEEIDPMNMRNFGSGGVIEYQGKLYLVPRKQMPSLRRLENFWLKLQKGKKDSAKKSIGDKVYQLPRHQVLELLALRASGVGIRGDEEWKKLCQFYDSLGLEDREIRIPKTVKAHLKPYQLKGVQWLQDLYRLRLGALLADDMGLGKTLQTLCFLEDLRTQGELGQVLIVVPSSLIFNWQSEVEKFTPELPFRVFTTKERNSIGKKLELKEDIVMVTTYGLLMENEDFLNQYQWKVLIFDEAQNLKNITTKRASSARSLNARFKICLTGTPMENHYGEFYSLVDLLVPGSLGRLEDFRRQFVNTEMVSREEIEDLKLKMKPLLLRRTKKEILDQLPDKQETKVSIAFEDRQREIYRDIALSYNQRVQESLLTQAEASVQLQMLTALLRLRQACSDPAALPNVRYDRVPPKLEALLDSLQEVVESGESALVFTQFIQTLEHTVELLKKSNIPVFALHGGVPTKQRQKILADFNATKGGAVLVMTLKTGGVGLNLTKASYVFHLEPWWNPSVENQATDRAHRLGQNKAVQVFRYIMHESLEEKIELLKGRKDKKFQSLFSSAETAGELGPGSGALSKDDFDILLGLK from the coding sequence GTGTTTTTAACGCCATTGACATTACTGCAAATTTCTCAGCTTCGTGACTCTGGAGAGCGCGTGCCCTTCAGTGAACGCGAGGCCTATGTCGATGGACTGGGACTTTTAGAGGACCAGGCTTTCGAGGGATTTGAACTGCTGTCTAAAGAAGAGGAGCCCTTACAATTGCTCCTGTTTTTTCATGATCCGCAAATGAATAAGGGCGTGAAAGTGAAAGTGGCGGAAGTGAATCAAGGCGCTTTAAATTTTTCTTGTGACTTCTGTGCGACCCATTTCCCAAAAACGGAAAACTGCGCTCACAAATGGGCGGCCTATGTCACTGTATGGCAAGCTCTGACTTTACATGAAAGCAAGGAGCATAATCCGCTCTTAAGAAAATTGGCGCATGATTTGAAGTCGCCACTTTTTCTAAGTCAGGGAAAAACCAGCGAGGCTCGCAATGCGATACCAAAAGATTGTGAACTGGAATCCTTGAGTCTGGTTTTAGAAGATCATCCCCTATTAAAAGGGGCGCCGCTGCAGTCCTTTTTAAACAAGGATTTTAGCAAATACCGCCTTCAGGATATTAACAAAGAAAAAGAGCTTTTATCGCCGCTGCTTTGGAACATGCCTGAGGTCTTTCGTAAAAAGTTGACGGCCTATTCTGATTTTTACCTGAATGAGGTCAATGAGCAAAACCGCCTGGCCGGGATGATTCGTTATAATTTCAGCAATGGAATGCAAGTCAGTGCGAAGGATATTCTTCGTCACCCCTTGCACCGGGTGGTGCCTCGGGATCTTTTGCCGCAGAAAGCCTCGACGATGTCGGTTTTCAATCAGTGGCCATTGACGCAACAAAAAGAACATCTTTTTGTTAGTCAAAATCTTCGCGAGTTGGAAGAAGTGATGCAGCAACTTTTGGCGACGGTCGCGACAAAATTGCGCCAAAAGAAAATGGATCTTTTTCTGCAAACCAAAGGCACAAATCAACGGGCCCTGCAGATTAAGGACATTGAGTTTGATCCCAGCACAGAACTTGATTGGCGCTGTGAGTTTGTTGAGCGAGATCAGTTAGAATGTGATTTTAAACTGATCAGTGCGACTAAAAAAAGCTTTCAATTTTTTGAAACGATGGCGTTGGATGTGGAAAGCGGAACCTTGTTGGTTCATCCCTGGTTGCGAGAGTGGAATCAACTAGAAGAAGTGCTTTACAGTGTGTCCCAGGAAAACGTCACGTGGGTCCATCATCCCGGGGAAATGCCCATTGTGTCCGTCGTCGGCGAATTAGAGGCCAAATCTGTTTTGAAATATCTGCGATCTCGCCAGATCCCGGCAAAAGTGACAGGCACGAGCGTGATACTGTCTGCGGGACAAGGTCTCATTGCTTTGCAACTTGATGAGAAGGGCGAGTTCTATGTCGAACATAAAGCCCGTATCAACGGTCAAAAAGATCTTTCACGTAAAGGTTTCACTCCGCGCACGACACTTTATCTGCAAGCCATGTCAGAAGGGTTGGCCTTTCTTTTAAACTCGGACGCCAAAGACGTTGCTACCCGCAGCCGCCTTAAGCGGGACTGGGATTTAAAGCTATTAAGGCATCTTGGCATTATCCAGTATCTGGTATTTGAGATTTTAAATCATCACTTCACGGGCGGAACCCTGACGGATGGGCGCGCCGTCACGCGAGAAGAGCTTTTTGCCGCCTTGCGCGAGAAGATTCAGACCTTGCTGGTGAGTGGCTCCGGTCTGGTTTTGGTTCGTGACATGAGCTTGGAAGAACTTTGCTCTAAGGGCGTTTTAACGAACTTCGAAGATTTTGTCCGTAAGACCTTCGAGGTTTTGAATTCGTCAGAATCCTTCTATTCGGAACAAGGCGAAGTGACGATGGAAGGATTGGTGGACCGTGAGTTTCGCCTGATCTACGAAATGCTAAAGGAGTGGGCGCTTTCCACAAACGGCGAAGCCTTTAAGAAATCGCGGACATCTTTGCTATCAAAGATTTGGAGCGGCGATCCTGATGCCGACCCTTATCTTGCTAAAGGCACCTTTCATCTTCCATCGGCCAAAAAAGACGTGTCGCATTTGCATGAAACGCTGGAAACCTTTCAAGCATTGATACCTTTTGGCTTTCAGATTTACTTCAATGGTCAGCCTTTGCAAGAGTTGCGGGAAGATGAATTCAAAGTGGATTTCATTCTGCAATCGGACGATGAAAAACGTGATATCAATTGGTTTGAGCTGAATCCGAAATTCTTCCTGCGTGGCGAAGAAATAGACCCTATGAATATGCGCAACTTTGGCAGTGGGGGAGTGATCGAATATCAAGGCAAGCTTTACCTGGTTCCTCGCAAGCAAATGCCTTCGTTGCGTCGTCTTGAAAACTTCTGGTTGAAATTGCAAAAGGGTAAAAAAGATTCGGCGAAAAAAAGTATTGGCGACAAAGTTTATCAATTGCCTCGACACCAAGTTTTGGAATTGCTGGCTCTGCGCGCTTCAGGGGTGGGAATACGTGGTGATGAAGAGTGGAAAAAGCTTTGTCAGTTCTACGACAGTTTGGGGCTGGAGGATCGTGAGATTCGTATACCGAAAACCGTCAAGGCCCATCTGAAACCTTACCAGTTAAAGGGCGTGCAGTGGTTGCAAGATCTTTATCGCTTGCGTTTAGGCGCTTTGCTTGCGGATGACATGGGTTTAGGGAAAACTCTGCAAACACTTTGTTTCCTGGAAGATTTGCGCACTCAAGGAGAACTGGGACAGGTTTTGATTGTGGTGCCATCGTCGTTGATTTTCAACTGGCAAAGCGAAGTGGAAAAGTTCACTCCAGAACTGCCTTTTCGCGTCTTTACGACTAAAGAGCGCAATAGTATTGGCAAGAAGCTGGAGCTTAAAGAAGACATCGTCATGGTGACCACTTACGGCCTTTTGATGGAAAATGAAGACTTCCTGAATCAATATCAATGGAAGGTCTTAATCTTCGACGAAGCGCAAAACCTTAAGAACATCACCACCAAAAGAGCCAGCTCGGCCCGCTCCCTTAATGCGCGATTCAAAATCTGCCTGACGGGAACTCCGATGGAAAATCATTATGGAGAATTTTACTCGTTGGTGGATCTTCTGGTTCCCGGCAGTTTGGGTCGACTTGAAGACTTCCGTCGCCAGTTTGTGAACACCGAAATGGTCAGTCGCGAAGAGATCGAAGACTTGAAGCTGAAAATGAAGCCGTTGCTTTTGCGAAGAACCAAAAAAGAAATTTTGGATCAGTTGCCGGACAAGCAAGAAACCAAGGTCAGCATTGCTTTTGAGGATCGCCAACGCGAAATCTATCGGGACATTGCGCTTTCTTATAATCAACGCGTGCAAGAAAGCCTTTTGACTCAGGCCGAGGCCAGCGTGCAGTTGCAAATGTTGACGGCCTTGTTAAGGTTACGTCAGGCATGCTCGGACCCAGCGGCGTTGCCGAATGTGCGCTATGACAGAGTACCACCAAAATTAGAGGCGCTTTTGGATTCCCTCCAAGAAGTGGTGGAGTCTGGCGAAAGTGCACTGGTCTTCACGCAGTTCATTCAGACATTGGAACACACGGTGGAACTGCTGAAGAAGTCGAACATTCCTGTTTTTGCGTTGCATGGGGGCGTGCCGACAAAACAGCGACAAAAAATATTGGCCGATTTCAACGCCACAAAAGGCGGCGCTGTCCTGGTGATGACTTTGAAAACGGGCGGTGTCGGTTTAAATCTGACCAAAGCAAGTTATGTCTTTCACTTGGAACCCTGGTGGAATCCTTCCGTGGAAAATCAGGCGACGGACCGAGCCCATCGGTTGGGACAGAATAAAGCCGTGCAGGTTTTCCGCTATATCATGCATGAATCCCTGGAAGAAAAAATCGAGTTGCTTAAAGGACGCAAAGACAAAAAGTTTCAGTCTTTATTTTCGTCAGCAGAAACAGCTGGAGAACTAGGGCCGGGATCGGGCGCGCTCAGCAAAGATGATTTCGATATTCTTCTTGGCTTAAAGTAG
- a CDS encoding HEAT repeat domain-containing protein: protein MKFNALRYLILPWFVLFCSIIAALILDGTVIHFLPFVYKYDLVLIGAGVALCLYFNFRTLTKAGIWLAYNLPVHLRTNPWWWFARAGIAIAFAYLIYGMGTADWAPVVWQAAVIPVVSMICLFTAIRSLLGPVLVWCSKVAFSRISAFVLSWPIFLLVPVVALFLGRTIATAYRESRPDFAFTQRAENTAYTEQASREEVTPTSLSIAAVSNVAKDLKQAADADRSCHDKSKLIQRTLTPQGDADAVFWAIKAVSCAEIKSVVGLPKLAEIMLKHPNSTVRAAAISQMLQFGIPNVKQIGYLLVKRITEKEPLPVIEASSLVMLKLGDEERAWVGKRLTNLLDTPKTSALASKILVSELKKEDVVTKFVANNLTEDSPEKDLAISMVCSLPAKARQFSEEQINVIVASLKTGDPQDPAVKALVCLGPMGFRVLQKEIFTPQRTDKSLAARAFATVEWQDSQSVLETASSCIHDQDDRVRAWCSQALGQSGASAIPNILKLLQSDDQTLKAVATRALSFFDDPAAKDRLMEERTKNSGWMANKKNLEWARAIDQALVNMEVSQH from the coding sequence ATGAAATTTAATGCCCTTCGCTATTTGATCTTGCCGTGGTTTGTCCTTTTCTGCTCTATCATCGCGGCTTTGATATTAGATGGCACGGTGATTCACTTTCTTCCCTTCGTCTATAAGTACGATCTGGTGCTCATCGGTGCGGGTGTCGCCCTGTGCCTTTATTTCAACTTCCGCACCTTAACGAAAGCAGGCATTTGGCTCGCTTACAACCTTCCCGTCCATCTTCGCACAAACCCCTGGTGGTGGTTTGCCCGTGCGGGAATTGCCATCGCTTTTGCCTATCTCATCTACGGAATGGGCACCGCCGACTGGGCACCTGTGGTCTGGCAGGCAGCCGTGATCCCCGTGGTTTCGATGATTTGTCTTTTCACGGCAATTCGAAGTTTGCTGGGACCGGTTTTAGTGTGGTGCTCTAAAGTCGCCTTCAGTCGGATCTCCGCTTTTGTATTAAGCTGGCCGATTTTTCTTTTAGTTCCCGTCGTCGCGCTTTTTTTAGGAAGAACCATTGCGACCGCGTATCGTGAAAGTCGTCCCGATTTCGCATTCACTCAACGCGCTGAAAACACCGCTTATACGGAACAAGCCAGCCGCGAAGAAGTGACGCCAACATCCCTATCAATTGCCGCGGTTTCAAATGTTGCGAAGGATTTGAAACAAGCCGCTGATGCCGATAGAAGCTGCCACGATAAAAGTAAGCTCATACAAAGAACTTTGACCCCTCAGGGGGATGCCGACGCTGTCTTCTGGGCTATCAAAGCCGTGAGTTGTGCGGAAATAAAATCAGTTGTAGGACTTCCCAAACTTGCGGAAATTATGTTGAAGCATCCGAATTCAACAGTTCGAGCTGCAGCGATCAGTCAGATGCTTCAGTTCGGAATTCCTAACGTAAAACAAATTGGCTACCTGCTAGTAAAAAGAATCACCGAAAAAGAACCCCTGCCGGTGATCGAAGCGTCTTCTTTGGTGATGCTAAAACTAGGCGATGAGGAACGCGCCTGGGTCGGCAAACGTCTGACCAATCTTTTAGATACACCCAAGACAAGTGCTCTGGCTTCGAAAATCCTGGTTTCTGAACTAAAAAAAGAAGATGTCGTAACCAAGTTTGTCGCCAACAATCTGACGGAAGACAGCCCGGAAAAAGATCTGGCGATCAGCATGGTCTGTTCCTTGCCGGCAAAAGCCCGTCAGTTCAGCGAAGAGCAAATCAACGTGATCGTGGCGTCTCTCAAAACCGGTGATCCCCAGGATCCGGCGGTCAAAGCTCTGGTGTGCCTGGGCCCGATGGGCTTTAGGGTCTTGCAAAAAGAGATTTTTACGCCACAAAGAACTGACAAATCCTTGGCAGCACGTGCTTTTGCCACCGTGGAATGGCAAGACAGTCAAAGTGTTCTCGAGACGGCCAGTTCCTGTATTCATGACCAAGACGATCGTGTTCGCGCATGGTGCAGTCAGGCCCTGGGACAGTCAGGTGCGTCGGCCATCCCGAATATCTTAAAGCTTTTGCAGTCTGATGACCAAACCCTCAAGGCTGTAGCCACGCGCGCGCTGAGCTTTTTTGATGATCCTGCGGCTAAAGACAGACTGATGGAGGAACGTACGAAAAATTCCGGTTGGATGGCGAACAAAAAGAATCTGGAATGGGCGCGTGCCATTGATCAGGCTCTGGTGAATATGGAAGTTTCTCAACACTAG
- a CDS encoding MFS transporter, whose protein sequence is MSTSLPSSSSSISKALILLLGLAVGVIAANLYYAQPLVGLISKALHLETSLAGLIVTLTQVGYGLGVLLIVPLADIVENRKLILTMIVVTIASLLSLAFATSLIPYFLAAFATGLGASTVQVIVPYAAHLAPEATRGRVVGSLMSGLMIGIMLSRPIASILTDLFSWHAVFYFSAALMLLLGLALYKLLPERQPNSTGLQYTKLIASMGNLFVDIPILRRRALYQACMFGAFSLFWTTTPLLLVDEFHLSQTAIALFALAGVAGAISAPFAGRMADQGHSRRATTVAMLSASASFLVTHIFTPGSSAALGVLVFAAILLDAGITANLVLGQRAIFALSPELRGRLNGLYVATIFVGGALGSYLGAWAYARGGWPLTSWVGVLFPLIAFVYFGTEKITGFQKISQ, encoded by the coding sequence ATGTCAACTTCGCTGCCTTCTTCGTCTTCCTCGATTTCCAAAGCTCTTATACTTCTTTTAGGTCTTGCCGTCGGCGTGATTGCCGCCAACCTTTATTATGCGCAACCTCTGGTGGGACTTATCAGCAAGGCCCTGCACCTGGAGACCTCTCTCGCGGGACTGATTGTGACTTTAACGCAAGTAGGATACGGGCTGGGTGTTCTTTTGATTGTGCCTTTGGCGGACATCGTTGAAAATCGCAAACTGATTTTAACCATGATCGTCGTAACCATCGCCAGTCTTCTCAGTCTGGCTTTTGCGACAAGTTTGATCCCCTACTTTCTCGCCGCTTTTGCGACGGGATTGGGCGCCTCGACAGTTCAGGTGATTGTTCCCTACGCTGCACATCTGGCGCCTGAAGCCACTCGTGGTCGAGTTGTTGGCAGTCTTATGAGCGGACTAATGATCGGAATAATGTTATCACGCCCGATCGCCAGCATCCTGACGGATCTTTTTTCTTGGCATGCGGTCTTTTATTTTTCGGCAGCGTTGATGTTGTTATTGGGATTGGCCCTTTACAAATTACTTCCCGAACGGCAGCCGAATAGCACAGGCCTGCAATACACGAAGCTGATTGCTTCGATGGGAAATCTTTTTGTTGATATTCCGATTTTAAGAAGAAGAGCCCTTTATCAAGCCTGCATGTTTGGCGCCTTCTCGTTGTTTTGGACCACAACCCCGTTGTTACTGGTCGACGAATTTCATCTTTCGCAAACTGCGATTGCCCTTTTTGCTTTGGCGGGCGTGGCCGGAGCCATCTCAGCCCCCTTCGCCGGGCGCATGGCGGATCAAGGACACAGTCGTCGCGCCACTACCGTTGCCATGCTTTCAGCTTCTGCGTCTTTCTTAGTCACTCACATCTTTACACCAGGATCATCTGCGGCACTAGGCGTCTTGGTTTTTGCGGCGATTTTGTTGGATGCGGGTATCACGGCGAACTTAGTACTTGGGCAAAGAGCGATTTTTGCTCTGTCACCCGAACTTCGCGGTCGTCTAAATGGCTTATACGTCGCCACCATTTTCGTGGGCGGAGCCTTGGGCAGCTATCTGGGTGCATGGGCTTATGCACGTGGAGGTTGGCCACTCACTTCCTGGGTAGGCGTTCTTTTTCCTCTGATCGCATTTGTATATTTTGGTACTGAGAAAATCACGGGATTTCAAAAGATCTCGCAATAG
- a CDS encoding alkaline phosphatase D family protein, whose amino-acid sequence MKIERRNFMKLGLLQAVTFGFSRKAQAYQIPKVLRRTGPSILQGATDDTKTQFSIVHNNTEVLDVYAVDSAGRRRIPDFTRTAAFRDHNKKITKVFFSFLDVTETYQLQLVNAVTRELLDQREFQTLDLTKPDLNFAICSCMNDREHAPEIWQNLVAKKPDFLLFIGDSVYADSDSPLTGADPSHLWKRFCEARCTLEIYYSPRLIPIFATWDDHDFGLNDTNSVDFKYVKESQENFLHFFAQDTSHCHILEKGPGIASALKFSNQTIVLLDDRSFRLRRGSKERYGHWGLEQENWVLKKIRENAGPTWLMNGSQFFPNVPWKESLSGDHPENFKGFLEELKQTPRKVIFASGDVHYSEISKIEKEALGYETYELTSSSIHSRNIPGSPDIIPNNRRIAGNGQRNYLLVNSTPQEQGCAVTVTSYGVTGEARFQLALQI is encoded by the coding sequence ATGAAAATCGAAAGACGTAACTTTATGAAGCTCGGCTTATTGCAGGCCGTGACATTCGGCTTTAGTCGCAAGGCACAAGCTTATCAAATACCCAAAGTACTTCGGCGCACGGGGCCCTCTATACTTCAAGGCGCCACCGATGATACCAAGACGCAGTTTTCTATCGTGCACAACAACACCGAAGTTCTGGATGTTTACGCCGTGGACTCTGCCGGTCGCCGCCGCATTCCTGACTTTACCCGCACAGCGGCTTTCCGCGACCATAACAAAAAAATCACCAAGGTATTCTTTTCATTTTTAGACGTGACTGAAACCTACCAGTTGCAATTGGTCAACGCCGTGACCCGCGAACTTTTGGATCAGAGGGAATTTCAAACTCTGGATTTAACCAAACCCGACTTAAACTTTGCGATCTGCTCTTGCATGAATGACCGCGAGCACGCTCCAGAAATCTGGCAGAACCTGGTCGCGAAGAAACCTGATTTTCTTTTATTCATCGGTGATTCAGTCTATGCCGACAGCGACAGTCCCTTGACTGGCGCCGACCCCAGCCATCTGTGGAAGCGCTTCTGCGAGGCTCGCTGTACATTAGAAATATACTACAGTCCCCGACTGATTCCCATCTTTGCGACGTGGGACGACCATGATTTCGGTTTGAATGACACTAACAGTGTCGACTTTAAATATGTGAAGGAATCGCAGGAAAACTTTCTTCATTTCTTTGCGCAAGACACCAGCCATTGCCACATCCTTGAAAAAGGCCCCGGCATTGCCAGCGCCCTGAAGTTTTCAAATCAAACAATTGTTCTTCTGGATGACCGCAGCTTCCGTCTGCGCCGAGGAAGCAAAGAGCGCTATGGTCATTGGGGTCTAGAACAAGAAAATTGGGTGCTAAAGAAGATTCGTGAAAATGCGGGACCCACTTGGCTTATGAACGGCAGTCAATTCTTCCCGAATGTCCCTTGGAAAGAGTCCCTTTCAGGAGATCATCCCGAAAACTTCAAAGGATTCCTTGAAGAGCTTAAGCAAACTCCTCGTAAAGTGATTTTTGCTTCGGGTGATGTTCACTACAGTGAAATTTCCAAGATTGAAAAAGAGGCGCTGGGTTACGAGACCTATGAGCTCACCTCCAGCTCCATACACAGCCGCAATATTCCGGGATCTCCTGATATCATCCCGAACAATCGGCGTATTGCAGGTAACGGACAACGCAATTACCTGTTGGTCAATTCCACACCACAGGAGCAGGGCTGTGCGGTGACCGTCACCAGCTATGGAGTCACTGGAGAGGCTCGCTTTCAATTGGCTTTGCAGATATAG